The Agrobacterium larrymoorei genome includes the window GCCGTCGGCGTACCGAGAACGATCTTCAGACCGGCACCGGCCAGCACATCCATCGCGCGGTCCAGCCAGCCGAAATCGAACGTATCGCGGGATGGCTCGATGCGGGACCATGCGAATTCACCAATGCGAACGAATGAAATTCCAAGCTCGCGCATGCGGCGCGCATCGTCTGCCCAGCGACTTTCGTCCCAGTGTTCCGGGTAGTAACATACACCAAGCATTATCGAGTAAGATCCCCATTGATGAGCGCAAGGCCATCGCGGTTGAACAGATGGCAGGCTTTCGTATTGATACCGAGTTTCATCACGTCTCCGGGCTTTGCCGCAGCAAGACCATCCGCCTTCACCGAGATTTCCGAACCATCCGCAAGCGCCACGAAGAACAGCGTTTCGGAACCGAGATATTCGGCAAGGCGAACCGTACCTTCGATGACGATGTCTCCTTCACCGTTGGCATTGATATGCTCGGGACGAAGGCCAAGCGTTGCATCGCCGGTATATGACGGTGCCCCGTGCAGCTTTAGCTGCGCACCACCCGGAAGCGTCACGGCAAGCGCGCCGTCCTCCACCTGCGTTGCGTGGACATGCAGGAAGTTCATTTTCGGAGAGCCGATAAAGCCAGCCACGAAAAGGTTGGCGGGGCGGTGGTAAAGTTCGAGTGGGGAGCCGACCTGCTCGATCTTTCCGGCAGACAGAACCACGATCTTGTCCGCCATGGTCATGGCCTCGACCTGATCGTGCGTGACGTAGATCATCGTCGCCTTCAAATCCTGATGCAGCTTGGAAAGCTCTGCACGCATCTGCACGCGAAGGGCGGCATCGAGGTTGGAAAGCGGCTCATCGAAGAGAAAGACTTCCGGGTTGCGAACGATGGCGCGACCGATGGCGACGCGCTGGCGCTGGCCACCGGAGAGCTGGCCCGGCTTGCGCTGCAACAGCGCGTCCAGTTGCAGCATCTTGGCGGCTCTTGAGGTGCGCTCGGCAATGACCTCCTTGGAGTGGCCGGTCATCTTCAGGCCGAAGCCGATATTGTCTTCCACCGTCATATGCGGATAGAGCGCGTAGGACTGGAAAACCATGGCCACGCCA containing:
- a CDS encoding ABC transporter ATP-binding protein; its protein translation is MADVSLRNVKKEFGALAVIKGVDLDVKDGEFCVFVGPSGCGKSTLLRMIAGLEEITSGELAIGGQDMTRIGPSDRGVAMVFQSYALYPHMTVEDNIGFGLKMTGHSKEVIAERTSRAAKMLQLDALLQRKPGQLSGGQRQRVAIGRAIVRNPEVFLFDEPLSNLDAALRVQMRAELSKLHQDLKATMIYVTHDQVEAMTMADKIVVLSAGKIEQVGSPLELYHRPANLFVAGFIGSPKMNFLHVHATQVEDGALAVTLPGGAQLKLHGAPSYTGDATLGLRPEHINANGEGDIVIEGTVRLAEYLGSETLFFVALADGSEISVKADGLAAAKPGDVMKLGINTKACHLFNRDGLALINGDLTR